A part of Lactobacillus sp. ESL0700 genomic DNA contains:
- a CDS encoding malonate decarboxylase holo-ACP synthase — protein sequence MALIPPHTLIELADVAPLIQQPLPSWAQKVLTQAPYVIVRRGKQGTQIPVGIRGFTKNQRFASFLPRNKWRKLISPQQALTYLPKLAQERAQLPAFTKLQKIMPLLDNYDWGVSGSLQFELVTGLPVVSLTSDIDVILTNMRPLSHQEARALIERLQAIYPAVHVDIQVVSGQNGFSLEEFAQQRAMTILLKTATGPKLVSDPWQF from the coding sequence ATGGCATTAATTCCGCCACATACCTTAATTGAATTGGCAGATGTTGCCCCGTTAATTCAGCAGCCCTTACCGTCTTGGGCACAAAAAGTGCTCACGCAAGCACCTTATGTCATTGTGCGGCGCGGTAAACAGGGTACGCAAATTCCGGTTGGCATTCGTGGTTTTACTAAAAATCAACGCTTTGCATCCTTTTTACCACGCAACAAGTGGCGAAAACTAATCAGTCCGCAGCAGGCATTAACCTATTTACCCAAGTTAGCGCAAGAGCGGGCCCAATTACCGGCTTTTACAAAATTGCAAAAAATCATGCCGCTGCTCGATAACTATGATTGGGGAGTTAGTGGCAGCCTGCAGTTTGAGCTGGTTACGGGACTGCCGGTAGTTAGTTTGACTTCTGATATTGATGTTATCCTGACCAATATGCGGCCACTATCGCATCAAGAAGCGCGCGCTTTAATTGAGCGACTGCAAGCAATTTATCCAGCAGTTCATGTTGATATTCAGGTTGTCAGTGGTCAAAATGGTTTTTCATTAGAAGAATTTGCGCAGCAGCGAGCAATGACAATTTTATTGAAGACAGCAACAGGACCTAAATTGGTGAGTGACCCCTGGCAATTTTGA
- a CDS encoding PTS sugar transporter subunit IIC, giving the protein MKTVKQIVLDTLNGLSTGIVVALIPGALVNQLVKALVPTWPGLSFILALTAFAAGLLPAISAVCVGMTGKLTPIQTSSLALAATAGGGNFVMTNGKIAVNGSGDVINTAITIMIGYGLILLLGKKLKAYTILLVPLLVLVIAGGIGCLTKIPVGQLSTLIGVGVEHLTNLQPILMGIIMGIVFALLIVSPISSVGIATAINLVGIASGSANLGITAASFSLAIFGWQANSIGTSIAHFLGSPKMQMANLMTNPKLLVPVLINAGIAGGLGAICKIGGTPMSAGFGFSGLIGPLAAMAGRPANAANITLIVILFVVVPIALGLLMNYIFNHQLHYFTSKDFELDFS; this is encoded by the coding sequence ATGAAAACTGTTAAACAAATTGTTTTAGATACCTTGAATGGCTTATCAACAGGAATTGTCGTCGCGCTAATTCCTGGAGCCTTAGTCAACCAACTAGTCAAGGCCCTTGTCCCCACTTGGCCCGGGCTCAGTTTTATCCTTGCGTTAACAGCATTTGCGGCCGGACTCTTACCCGCAATCAGCGCCGTTTGCGTTGGTATGACGGGAAAATTGACGCCAATTCAAACGTCTTCCTTGGCCTTAGCTGCAACTGCTGGTGGCGGTAATTTCGTCATGACTAATGGCAAAATCGCCGTTAACGGTAGCGGCGACGTCATTAACACGGCGATTACAATCATGATTGGCTACGGCTTGATTTTACTTTTAGGTAAAAAACTCAAGGCATACACAATTTTGTTAGTACCCCTGCTAGTTTTAGTCATCGCTGGTGGTATCGGATGCCTAACCAAGATTCCAGTTGGCCAATTATCGACACTAATTGGTGTCGGCGTCGAGCATCTGACTAACTTGCAGCCAATTCTAATGGGCATCATCATGGGAATCGTGTTTGCCTTACTGATTGTTTCTCCAATTTCTTCTGTCGGTATCGCTACTGCCATTAACCTAGTTGGCATTGCTTCTGGCTCCGCCAATCTTGGCATTACAGCTGCTAGCTTCAGTTTAGCAATTTTCGGTTGGCAAGCTAATTCAATTGGTACCTCAATCGCCCACTTCCTAGGATCACCTAAAATGCAAATGGCCAACTTAATGACTAACCCTAAGTTACTGGTACCCGTGTTAATTAACGCTGGAATTGCTGGCGGACTTGGAGCAATCTGCAAAATTGGCGGGACCCCAATGAGTGCTGGCTTTGGCTTTTCAGGATTAATTGGACCTCTAGCAGCAATGGCCGGTCGTCCTGCAAACGCAGCTAATATTACTCTGATTGTCATTCTTTTTGTAGTCGTACCCATTGCCTTAGGACTGTTGATGAATTATATTTTCAATCATCAATTACACTACTTCACAAGTAAAGACTTCGAACTTGATTTCAGTTAA
- a CDS encoding serine hydrolase domain-containing protein yields MKTQEIDHYAEKIRQSFHLPSLGLGIYYQGETYSHVYGDAEQDTLYPLASISKTFLATAICKLADEGKIDLDEPLKKYWPGFNMVDPYVAEHLTWRDALSHQSGLPAHDWMRFTNWNKQDLTLAQKAEAIGHLEPNHELRVKMQYSNLIFAVATYVMEQVINKDYGSYIRENLLKPLKLNNTFINHHECERSRIAKPYLLDHGNLREVPFIAPGKVGGASSMLASISDLLEWGKFQLKTAQTGTGITMQRYEPQSIMTVDRAYGGAHFSNYGLGMMMEDYHGYKYLFHSGSYVGYCSFLGFIPELDLAFVSTMNLDSTDAIFALAYQTIDTFAGLEQHDWIKTSSDFMAQRLATKQRKFSEAEGENPQPVKAKPELLGDYRNPGYGIVTISEQAGNLMAAIGPWSFPIIANSKGDKFVEIKIYDTLLPLDFTANGLEIMTEPALGKPTIFRK; encoded by the coding sequence ATGAAAACCCAAGAAATCGATCATTATGCCGAAAAAATCCGGCAGAGCTTTCACTTGCCCAGCCTAGGTTTGGGAATTTATTATCAGGGAGAAACTTATAGCCATGTCTACGGTGATGCTGAGCAGGACACATTGTATCCGCTGGCTTCAATTTCGAAGACTTTTTTAGCAACGGCAATTTGCAAGTTGGCCGATGAAGGTAAAATTGATTTAGATGAGCCACTTAAAAAGTATTGGCCGGGATTTAACATGGTTGATCCGTATGTGGCTGAACATTTGACGTGGCGGGATGCCCTAAGCCACCAGAGCGGGTTGCCGGCTCACGATTGGATGCGATTTACTAACTGGAACAAGCAGGACTTGACGCTAGCGCAAAAAGCCGAAGCAATTGGTCATTTGGAGCCCAATCACGAATTGCGCGTTAAGATGCAGTACAGTAATTTGATTTTTGCGGTAGCAACTTATGTAATGGAGCAGGTAATTAACAAGGATTATGGCTCTTATATTCGTGAAAATTTGTTAAAACCGCTGAAGTTAAATAATACTTTTATTAATCACCATGAATGTGAGCGCAGTCGCATTGCCAAGCCATACCTGCTAGATCATGGCAACTTGCGTGAAGTCCCGTTTATTGCGCCGGGGAAAGTTGGCGGTGCTAGCAGTATGCTTGCCAGCATTTCTGACCTGCTTGAGTGGGGCAAATTCCAATTAAAGACTGCCCAAACTGGTACTGGCATTACCATGCAGCGCTACGAGCCACAATCAATTATGACGGTTGACCGAGCATACGGCGGTGCCCACTTCTCTAATTATGGTTTGGGCATGATGATGGAAGATTATCATGGTTATAAATACCTGTTCCACAGCGGTTCGTATGTTGGCTATTGCTCATTCTTGGGCTTTATTCCGGAACTTGACTTGGCATTTGTTTCGACAATGAACTTGGACTCAACCGATGCGATTTTTGCTCTTGCATACCAAACAATTGATACCTTTGCAGGCCTTGAGCAGCATGATTGGATTAAAACTTCGTCGGACTTCATGGCTCAGAGATTGGCAACTAAGCAGCGCAAGTTTAGTGAGGCCGAGGGTGAGAATCCGCAACCAGTTAAAGCTAAGCCAGAATTATTAGGCGACTATCGCAATCCTGGTTATGGAATTGTCACGATTAGTGAGCAAGCTGGCAATTTAATGGCCGCAATTGGACCGTGGTCATTCCCAATTATTGCTAATAGTAAGGGCGATAAATTTGTTGAGATTAAAATTTATGATACTTTATTGCCGCTTGATTTCACGGCGAATGGCTTGGAAATCATGACTGAACCAGCGCTGGGCAAGCCAACGATTTTTAGAAAATAA